From Candidatus Methylomirabilota bacterium, a single genomic window includes:
- a CDS encoding ABC transporter permease → MRSLNQILAITLMNLQNLPQRIGTSLVVVVGIAGVVGVLVSVLAMSEGFRYTLASTGRSDRVIMLRAGSDAELSSGVGRDQAVLLAALPGVARDAGGRPEASAELVVMVDLPRKGETDPNNVPFRGVQRAAFTIRDEARLIEGRRFEPGIREVIVGRKAAAQFAGLTVGSRIAFRDSDWTVVGIFTSGGDVHESEIWADAEVAMSAFRRTGYQSVTARLADGSDRGLAAFRDSVGRDPRFSITVLREPEYYAKQATVLSTLINVLGYTVATFMAIGATFGALNCMYSAIASRQVEIATLRAIGFGGAPVVVSVMMEALLLSLLGGAIGGTLAYVYCDGASLSTLNFNTFSQVAFDFRVTPGLLARGLVWALVIGAAGGLLPAVRAARIPVTEALRTL, encoded by the coding sequence ATGCGCAGCCTGAATCAGATCCTCGCCATCACGTTGATGAACCTGCAGAACCTGCCGCAGCGGATCGGCACGTCGCTGGTGGTGGTGGTCGGCATCGCGGGGGTGGTCGGCGTGCTCGTCTCGGTGCTCGCGATGTCTGAGGGCTTTCGCTACACGCTGGCGAGCACGGGACGCAGCGACCGCGTGATCATGCTGCGCGCCGGCTCCGACGCCGAGCTGTCCAGCGGCGTCGGCCGCGACCAGGCGGTCCTGTTGGCCGCGCTGCCCGGGGTGGCCCGCGACGCGGGCGGGCGGCCGGAGGCCTCGGCGGAGCTCGTGGTGATGGTGGACCTGCCCCGCAAGGGGGAGACCGATCCCAACAACGTGCCGTTCCGCGGCGTGCAGCGCGCCGCCTTCACCATCCGCGACGAGGCCCGGCTCATCGAGGGCCGCCGCTTCGAGCCCGGCATCCGCGAGGTCATCGTGGGGCGGAAGGCGGCGGCCCAGTTCGCCGGCCTCACGGTGGGCTCCCGCATCGCCTTCCGCGACAGCGACTGGACGGTGGTCGGCATCTTCACCAGCGGCGGCGACGTGCACGAGTCCGAGATCTGGGCCGACGCCGAGGTCGCGATGTCCGCGTTCCGGCGCACCGGCTACCAGTCGGTCACCGCCCGCCTCGCCGACGGCTCCGACCGAGGCCTCGCCGCCTTCCGCGACTCGGTCGGCCGCGATCCGCGCTTCTCGATCACCGTCCTGCGCGAGCCCGAGTACTACGCCAAGCAGGCCACCGTGCTGTCGACGCTGATCAACGTGCTCGGCTACACGGTGGCGACCTTCATGGCGATCGGCGCGACCTTCGGCGCGCTCAACTGCATGTACTCGGCGATCGCGAGCCGCCAGGTCGAGATCGCCACCCTCCGCGCGATCGGCTTCGGGGGCGCGCCGGTGGTGGTGTCGGTGATGATGGAGGCGCTCCTGCTGTCGCTGCTGGGCGGCGCGATCGGCGGGACCCTCGCCTACGTGTACTGCGATGGGGCCTCGCTGTCCACGCTCAACTTCAACACGTTCTCGCAGGTGGCCTTCGACTTCCGGGTGACGCCCGGCCTTCTGGCGCGCGGCCTCGTGTGGGCCCTCGTCATCGGCGCCGCGGGCGGGCTGCTGCCGGCGGTGCGGGCCGCCCGCATCCCGGTCACCGAGGCGCTGCGTACGCTGTGA
- a CDS encoding TonB-dependent siderophore receptor has protein sequence MARVRRRVFTLHGVVGSTLGVGLTLVTPGAWAQTPSPSGTAQPTPESSPTEQSKDDVPLPGINVQGERDQYNQFKIEQPSLYKLPDPIQETPQSITVIPEKIMEERALFTLRDALRTVPGVAIAAGEGGGRQGDNLTLRGFPAGNDIFIDGVRDLGQYTRDTFNLEAIEVLKGPSSVLFGRGSTGGVINQVTKTPKLTPFYEVGGTVGWPGPSGRATADLNYPFANSGAARLNLLFSKGDVPGRDDVNTNTWGVAPSVGIGLNGPTRLIVSYSYQYDDNLPDYGLPYLRGEPAPVRHGNFYGLPDRDYEHDDVNIGTIRFEHDFNDNVRLRNTLRLASIDRGSLVSIPAIVGGPFTTLPVDQIQVTRTGTQRAQLDQYALNNAEVVAKFNTWQLKHTLVGGVDAGYETSEIQRYTFTNVPSTTLVNPFAFPDLSNMGRAKSANSDAGATSVGVYAVDEMALTQWLKIMGGLRYDLFDAQLNNHFAGQRLHRTDEHLSPRAALVVLPTPNQTYYFSWGTSFNPSAEALVLAANTVSTEPETNETYEIGAKLNFFGGRLGFRTAIFQTTKDNARTTDPVLGIQVNEGKQRVRGFELELVGQILTGWNVWLGYTYLDSKILSSFDVQTGVPIEGNRVPNVPENSASLWTTYDITPQWQVGGGANFVDRRFANSDNLNVVPSYAKGDVMIGYRPIPPLQLRFNVINISDAQYFDGVHPSHVIPGNARTFLLTGTWRF, from the coding sequence ATGGCGCGGGTCAGGCGCCGCGTCTTCACCCTTCATGGCGTCGTTGGCTCGACCCTCGGCGTGGGGCTGACGCTCGTCACCCCCGGGGCGTGGGCGCAGACGCCGTCACCGTCCGGAACGGCCCAACCCACCCCCGAGTCATCGCCCACCGAGCAATCCAAGGACGACGTGCCGCTGCCCGGCATCAATGTCCAGGGCGAGCGCGATCAGTACAACCAGTTCAAGATCGAGCAGCCCAGCCTCTACAAGCTGCCCGACCCGATCCAGGAGACCCCGCAGTCCATCACGGTCATCCCCGAGAAGATCATGGAGGAGCGCGCCCTCTTCACCCTGCGCGACGCGCTCCGCACGGTGCCCGGCGTCGCGATCGCCGCCGGCGAGGGTGGCGGGCGTCAGGGCGACAACCTCACGCTCCGCGGATTCCCGGCCGGCAACGACATCTTCATCGACGGCGTGCGGGACCTGGGCCAGTACACCCGCGACACGTTCAACCTCGAGGCGATCGAGGTCCTCAAGGGCCCGTCCTCGGTTCTGTTCGGCCGCGGGTCGACGGGCGGCGTCATCAACCAGGTCACCAAGACCCCCAAGCTCACCCCGTTCTACGAGGTCGGCGGCACCGTGGGCTGGCCGGGCCCGTCGGGGCGCGCCACCGCGGACCTCAACTACCCCTTCGCGAACTCGGGGGCCGCGCGCCTGAACCTGCTCTTCTCGAAGGGCGATGTCCCGGGCCGCGACGACGTCAACACCAATACCTGGGGCGTCGCGCCCTCGGTCGGCATCGGCCTCAACGGCCCGACCCGGCTGATCGTCAGCTACTCCTACCAGTACGACGACAATCTCCCCGACTACGGCCTGCCCTATCTCCGGGGCGAGCCGGCGCCGGTGCGTCACGGCAACTTCTACGGCCTGCCCGACCGCGACTACGAGCACGACGACGTCAACATCGGGACGATCCGCTTCGAGCACGATTTCAACGACAACGTCCGACTCCGCAACACCCTGCGCCTGGCTTCGATCGACCGCGGCTCGCTCGTCTCCATCCCGGCCATCGTGGGGGGCCCCTTCACCACGCTGCCGGTGGACCAGATCCAGGTCACCCGCACCGGCACGCAGCGAGCCCAGCTGGACCAGTACGCCCTCAACAACGCGGAGGTCGTCGCGAAGTTCAACACGTGGCAGCTCAAGCACACCCTGGTGGGCGGCGTCGACGCCGGCTACGAGACCTCCGAGATCCAGCGCTACACGTTCACGAACGTGCCGTCCACCACGCTGGTCAACCCCTTCGCGTTCCCGGATCTCTCCAACATGGGCCGCGCGAAGAGCGCCAACTCCGACGCCGGGGCGACCAGCGTGGGCGTCTATGCGGTCGACGAGATGGCGCTGACCCAGTGGCTCAAGATCATGGGCGGCCTCCGCTACGACCTCTTCGACGCGCAGCTCAACAACCACTTCGCGGGGCAGCGCCTCCACCGGACCGACGAGCACCTGAGCCCGCGGGCCGCCCTGGTGGTCCTGCCCACCCCGAACCAGACCTACTACTTCTCGTGGGGCACCTCCTTCAATCCCTCCGCGGAGGCCCTCGTGCTCGCCGCGAACACGGTGAGCACCGAGCCGGAGACGAACGAGACCTACGAGATCGGGGCCAAGCTGAACTTCTTCGGCGGCCGGCTCGGGTTCCGCACCGCCATCTTCCAGACCACCAAGGACAATGCGCGCACCACCGATCCGGTGCTGGGCATCCAGGTCAACGAGGGCAAGCAGCGGGTGCGCGGCTTCGAGCTGGAGCTGGTCGGCCAGATCCTGACCGGCTGGAATGTCTGGCTCGGCTACACGTACCTCGACTCGAAGATCCTCTCCTCCTTCGACGTGCAGACCGGGGTCCCGATCGAGGGCAACCGCGTCCCCAACGTGCCGGAGAACTCGGCGAGCCTGTGGACGACCTACGACATCACCCCGCAGTGGCAGGTGGGCGGCGGCGCGAACTTCGTGGATCGGCGGTTCGCCAACAGCGACAACCTGAACGTGGTGCCGTCCTATGCAAAAGGCGACGTCATGATCGGCTATCGTCCGATCCCCCCGCTGCAGCTGCGCTTCAACGTCATCAACATCTCCGACGCGCAGTACTTCGACGGTGTCCATCCCAGCCACGTGATCCCGGGGAACGCCCGCACCTTCCTGCTCACCGGCACCTGGAGGTTCTGA